TTTTTCACTCATTTTTTCTTCTTCGAGCACAACGGCAAACCCTTGTTTTTCAAAGCTCTTTGCATTTAAAATCTGATCCCCTCTGCTTGCCGAGGCCGAAAGCGGTATTAAAAGCGCCGGCTTTTTAAGGGCAAGGAATTCAGATATGGAATTTGAACCGGCTCTTGACACAACAATATCGGCCGCCGCAAAAATATGCGGCAGTTCTCCCGAAACATATTCAAACTGTTTGTATCCGGCAAGCTGCATTTTCGTTTTATCTAAGTTGCCTTTCCCGCATATATGCACAAGTTGGAAATTTTTTAATATTTCGTCAAGACAGCCTCTCAGGCAGTTATTTATCTTAACGGCTCCAAGGCTTCCGCCCATCATCATCACAACGGGTTTGGAATTATTAAATCCGCATATCTCAAGCCCCTTTTGCCTGTCGCCCTTGAAAAGCCCTTCTCTTATGGGTGTTCCCGTGTTTACGCCTTTTCCGCCTTTAATATATTTAACCGTTTCCGGAAATGTGGTGCACACCTTTTTTGCAAAAGGCATTGCAATCTTATTGGCAAGGCCGGGGGTTATATCGCTTTCATGTATTATAACAGGTATGTTGTTAAGCTTCGCGCCAAGAACTACGGGCACGGCGACAAACCCGCCTTTTGAAAAAACAATATCGGGTTTTATCTTTTTTATTATGGCTCTCGCTTCCGCCACGCCTTTTGTAACTTTGAAAATATCCGTTATATTTTCCTTTGAAACATATCGGCGCAGTTTGCCTGACGACACGCTGAAATACTCAATCCCCTCTTTTGAAATGAGCTCCTTTTCAATGCCGCTTTTAGTGCCGATATATTTTATATCCCAGCCGTCTTTTAAAAGTTCTGGTATCAGCGCGATATTAGGCGTTACATGCCCGGCAGTGCCGCCGCCGGTTAAAACGATTGTTTTCATACAAATTCATCTCCAAAATAGTTTTTTATATATCAAAATACATCCCTGGACTTTCAATATACGGCTCTTATTCAACACATTTTCCTTCTGCCTTTTGCAAATATACTCTTAAACACGCCCATCAATATTATAAAATAACTTGTACGGGTAATCTTTTCAGTCTATCGGAATATAATTTATTAATACTAATTTATTATGCAGGGAGTGTTTAAATGTATCCATATAACACGGAAATGCCGATAAAAAAAGCGGGAAACGAAAATTTATTTGCTCAAAATTCAAATAACGACGAAAAACTTGCCGAACTTATGATTATGGCCATAGAGGAAGAGGCCAACGACGAACAAAAATATAAAGCTCTGGCCGCCGCCGCTGTCAAGGAAGAGGATGTAGAAATATTAAGGAGCATATTCCTTGACGAAAGCCGCCACAAAAAACTTCTCGGCGAAATATATGAAGAGCTTTACGGCGTTGTGCCTCAGGTTAAAGCAAAAGAATATAATTTTGAAGGCGCGGATCTTGCCGCGCAATACAATAAAAATATTCTATCCGAAGTTGAAGCGGCCCGGTTCTACAGGGATCTTGCAAATATGTTCACCGACCAGGAAATTATAAATACGATTATGTCAATACTTAACGATGAACAAAATCATTCCGTATTAAATGTGTACCTATTCCATAACAACCATTAATTGTGGATTATTTTGCATTTTAAATCCATATATGGTATACTTTCCTTGAAGCAATAATTTCAAGGAGGTATTTTTTATGGACGACTGTATTTTCTGCAAAATCATAGACGGGAAGATCCCTTCGGCAACAATACTTGAAAACAGCGAGTTTAAAGTTATACTCGACCGTTTTCCCGGCAATGAAGGCCATGTTCTCATACTCCCCAAAAAACATTACGCCAATATTTTCGAGATAGAACCCGAAACGGCCGGAAAGCTGTTCCAGCTTGCAGTCCTTATTTCAAGGGCAATGAAAGCTTCCCTTGGGTTTGAAAATATGAACGTAGTGCAGAATAACGGCCCTGTCGCCGGGCAGACTGTAAACCATTTCCATCTTCATTTAATCCCCAGGTATGAAGGAGACGGCGTAGATATTAAATGGAAACAGCTGGATCTCACAGACGAACAGATCGAAACAGTAAGAAAAACAATTTCAAACAAACTTTAAATCCACAGCCCCACGAAGCGCTTACGCCTTGCGGGGTTTTTACGTTCAAATATGAAGGCAGTTTTTGGCAAAAGAAAGGGTTTTAAAATTTTGCCCTATGTTTTCCGCTATATATTTTTCAAGTATTGCCCTCAGCTCCACGTTAATTTCTTTTGAAACATTAAAAGCAAATATTTTCCGGCCGCTGTTTCCCATAACATATGTTAAAGCAAGGAAAGTGCCCCTTAATATCGGAACAGCCCCCAAAACTTTTTTCCCGCACTCTCCGCATATAATCCCTCCGTTTGAAGGGCTGAAATAATATACGTCTTTGAATTGTCCCATGCATCTTAAACATTTCCCGTAAAAACCTATAAAACCGCCCAGCTGAAGAAGTTTTATTTCAAATATGCTGACGGCAAGCAGTACGTCGTATCCTGTTTTTTCAATTACGGAAAGGGTCCTTAAAAGCAGTTTCAGCACTTCGCGGCTTTCCGTGCCTTCAAAATGCGTCCTCTCCGTAAGTTCCAGCAAGTATGTGCAGAAAGACAGTTTAATAATATCGTTTCTCAAATCATAAAAACTTTCTATAACGTCGGCCTGGGTAACGGAATAAAACCCTTTGCCTTCATAAACGACAAAGCTGCTGTAGCAAAAAAGCTGAGAAGATGCGGCAAGCTTACTCCTTACGTTCTTGGCGCCTTTGACGTTAAGCGTTAATTTCCCCATTTCTTCCGTAAGAACGACGATACGCTTGCTGCTTTCGCCTGAAATATATTCTTTTAAAACAATCCCTTTTACTTTTTCAACGCTCATATTTTAAATCCTTTTAGGATCGTAACCGAAATTTTTAAGCATAAAATCGCTGTCGCGCCAGTCCTTTTTAACTTTAACCCAAAGCTGGAGGTTAATTTCCGAGCCTAAAAGCGCCGATATATCCTGCCTTGCCCTTATCCCGATCTTTTTTAACATCGCGCCCTGCTTCCCGATTATAATGCCTTTATGGCTTTCCCTTTCGCAATATATCGTAGCTTCCACGTCGACAAGATTCTTGTCGGAACGCTTTTTCATGGAATAAATTTCCACAGCTATGCCGTGCGGTATTTCATCCTGTAAAAGTCTTAAAGCTTTTTCCCTTATTATTTCCGAAGCAATCTGGCGTTCCGGCTGATCAGTAACCATGTCGTCGGGAAAATATTTCGGCCCTTCCGGAAGGTATTTTTTTATAACTTCCAAAAGCCTGTCAGTATTGTCGCCTTCCTTTGCGGAAACAGGCACTATTTCGGCAAATCCGTAAATCTTCCTGTACATATCCGTAATAGACAAAATACTGCTTTTATCTACAGCGTCTATTTTATTTATAACGAGTATAACAGGCGTTTTAATCCCCTTGAAACGTTCTATAACGGCCGCGTCGCTTTCAAACGCCTTTTCGTCCGGCTCGACAAGCATCAAAACGGCGTCAACCTCGTTAAAAGTAGTTTCCGCCGCCTTTACCATATAATTCCCCAGTTTATGTTTAGGCTTATGTATCCCGGGCGTATCGATAAATATAACTTGGAAGTCGTCCTTTGTAAGTATGGACTGTATCCTGTTTCTCGTTGTCTGCGGCTTAGGCGAAACTATGGCTATTTTCTCGCCGATAAGCCTGTTCATAAGTGTCGATTTGCCTACATTCGGCCTTCCGACAAGCGAAACAAATCCAGAAAAAAATTTTTCTTTTGCCAATATTATTGTTCTCCTCTCAAATCAACATATTTCATCAAATTTCATCCGTATGCTTTTAAAATCCTCCCACACCGGACGTTTTTTAAGTTCATCCCTTAAAACGGCCGACGGGTGGAATGTTGCCATCATCCAAACGCCCTTTCGCTGTATCCATCTTCCGCGATCCTTTGTAATTTTAAAATCCCTGTCTATTATGGCTTTTGCGGCGATACGCCCGAGGCATATTATTATTTTCGGCTTTATAAGCGCCGTTTGATACCTTAAATAATTAATACATGCCTGCTGTTCTTCTTCCCTTGGATCGCGGTTATTCGGAGGCCTGCATTTAACTATATTTGCAACATAAACTTCATCAGGGGCAAACCCGGCCGCTACAAGCAGTTTGTCAAACAACTGCCCGGCAGGGCCGACAAAAGGCCTGCCCTGCAAATCCTCCTGCTCTCCCGGCCCCTCTCCTATAAACATAATTTCGGACTGTCTGCTTCCCCTGTCGATAACAACATTATGGCGCCCCTGAGAAAGGCCGCAGCGATAACAGTTCAAGCACCATTCTTCCAGCTGTTCCCAGCTCTTTTCAGACATAAATACCACCTTTTCCGTTACAGTGCGAAAGAATTAGGCAAAAGGCTTTTAACCGTATATTCTTTAACAGCGCCGTTTTTGTCTTTTAGTATAATACTTCCTTCAGGCATAAATTCCACCAAAACCTGCCTGCAAATGCCGCATGGGAACGTCAGATCCCCCGCGGACGATACAACCGCAATTTTTAAAAATTCCCTTTCACCTTCGGAAACGGCTTTAAACACAGCCGTCCTTTCGGCACAGTTTGTCGCCCCATAGGACGCGTTTTCTATATTGCATCCGGTATATATCCCGCCTTTTCCGGTAAGAACCGCCGCCCCAACCTTAAAATTTGAATACGGCGAATATGAGTTTTCCATCGCCTTTTCGGCCGCTTTAATTAAGCCTTCATTATCCAATAAAATCACTCCAGAGTATATTCAATATTATCAGGGAAAACGCATATCCATGTTTTTCCTTTGTTTAATTTTAATACGTTCCCCTTTTCATCATACCACCTTGTCGGAGAAGAGAAGCTGTCTTTCTCCCATGTAATATTTCTTGCCTTACCGTTTGTAATAAACATGCCCGCGCCGCTTCCGACAAGCTCTACGCCGCGCCTACCGGCGTCGTCTCCGGCTATTGCCCATGTTTTTGCATTTTGTATTATTATGTTCTTAACCTTTATCTGTTCTCCCGTCAGTTCGTCAATCTGAGGTTCGCCGCTTTGGAAACGGCTGTAAACCCTTTCCTGCGGATCATATAAAAATCCGCTTATCTGATAGCTTGAATACGGAAGGCTCACACTAGCGGCGTTGACGGCCTCGCCTGTAAGCTGCGTTTCGCTTTCGTAGAAAGAAAACATGCCGGGATAGTTTTCATCAAGATATTTCCTGTATCCCTTCTCTTCCGCTTCTTTCTTTATGTTCCCGGCGCTTGTATACGAACTGTGTTCGTACATTCCCGGCATACCGGCACGCTCGCTGTCACGCCAAAACGCGCCGCTTACCATTCCGTCAATATTTTCAACGCCCCTGTTTTTTATTGCGGCATACCCTGTTTCACTTCCGCCATGGTGCACAAAAACAGCATCGCTGTCCAAGGCAAAGCATGTAAAATATTCCCTTGCGCTTCTTACCGGGCCTATCTTTTCAGCGTCAAAGTCTTGAAAAACAGCCGTTATCCTTGTAATTTCACCCTCGGCAAGAACTTCATAATATATATCGGCCTGCCCTATCCCGCTCTGCGGCAAAGCCTTATGAAGATTATTTATAACAACGGCAAACGGCCTCAGCCTTGCGGTCTCTTTATCAATATATTCTCCCGTGAACGGGCTTTCAGCCATTGATTCATACGGATCCGCTTCCTCGGTAGGTTCTGCTTCCTCTTTTTTATCATAAATGTTTTCGCTCTGAAGTTCCGCGCTTTCTTCAGGCTTATCGTTTCCGCAAGCCACAAAAGAAAGCGCCGCCATGCATGCAAGCATTATAAAAAATCTGCGCATTCAGCCACTCCTTTTTATCTTCCGATGCCCATAGCGTCTAATATCTCCCTTTGCTTGGAAAACATTATTTCCTCGTCTTTTTTTTCCATATGGTCGTA
This genomic window from Anaerotignum faecicola contains:
- a CDS encoding DUF3048 domain-containing protein: MRRFFIMLACMAALSFVACGNDKPEESAELQSENIYDKKEEAEPTEEADPYESMAESPFTGEYIDKETARLRPFAVVINNLHKALPQSGIGQADIYYEVLAEGEITRITAVFQDFDAEKIGPVRSAREYFTCFALDSDAVFVHHGGSETGYAAIKNRGVENIDGMVSGAFWRDSERAGMPGMYEHSSYTSAGNIKKEAEEKGYRKYLDENYPGMFSFYESETQLTGEAVNAASVSLPYSSYQISGFLYDPQERVYSRFQSGEPQIDELTGEQIKVKNIIIQNAKTWAIAGDDAGRRGVELVGSGAGMFITNGKARNITWEKDSFSSPTRWYDEKGNVLKLNKGKTWICVFPDNIEYTLE
- a CDS encoding HIT family protein, which translates into the protein MDDCIFCKIIDGKIPSATILENSEFKVILDRFPGNEGHVLILPKKHYANIFEIEPETAGKLFQLAVLISRAMKASLGFENMNVVQNNGPVAGQTVNHFHLHLIPRYEGDGVDIKWKQLDLTDEQIETVRKTISNKL
- the era gene encoding GTPase Era is translated as MAKEKFFSGFVSLVGRPNVGKSTLMNRLIGEKIAIVSPKPQTTRNRIQSILTKDDFQVIFIDTPGIHKPKHKLGNYMVKAAETTFNEVDAVLMLVEPDEKAFESDAAVIERFKGIKTPVILVINKIDAVDKSSILSITDMYRKIYGFAEIVPVSAKEGDNTDRLLEVIKKYLPEGPKYFPDDMVTDQPERQIASEIIREKALRLLQDEIPHGIAVEIYSMKKRSDKNLVDVEATIYCERESHKGIIIGKQGAMLKKIGIRARQDISALLGSEINLQLWVKVKKDWRDSDFMLKNFGYDPKRI
- a CDS encoding uracil-DNA glycosylase is translated as MSEKSWEQLEEWCLNCYRCGLSQGRHNVVIDRGSRQSEIMFIGEGPGEQEDLQGRPFVGPAGQLFDKLLVAAGFAPDEVYVANIVKCRPPNNRDPREEEQQACINYLRYQTALIKPKIIICLGRIAAKAIIDRDFKITKDRGRWIQRKGVWMMATFHPSAVLRDELKKRPVWEDFKSIRMKFDEIC
- the recO gene encoding DNA repair protein RecO, which translates into the protein MSVEKVKGIVLKEYISGESSKRIVVLTEEMGKLTLNVKGAKNVRSKLAASSQLFCYSSFVVYEGKGFYSVTQADVIESFYDLRNDIIKLSFCTYLLELTERTHFEGTESREVLKLLLRTLSVIEKTGYDVLLAVSIFEIKLLQLGGFIGFYGKCLRCMGQFKDVYYFSPSNGGIICGECGKKVLGAVPILRGTFLALTYVMGNSGRKIFAFNVSKEINVELRAILEKYIAENIGQNFKTLSFAKNCLHI
- a CDS encoding undecaprenyldiphospho-muramoylpentapeptide beta-N-acetylglucosaminyltransferase, which translates into the protein MKTIVLTGGGTAGHVTPNIALIPELLKDGWDIKYIGTKSGIEKELISKEGIEYFSVSSGKLRRYVSKENITDIFKVTKGVAEARAIIKKIKPDIVFSKGGFVAVPVVLGAKLNNIPVIIHESDITPGLANKIAMPFAKKVCTTFPETVKYIKGGKGVNTGTPIREGLFKGDRQKGLEICGFNNSKPVVMMMGGSLGAVKINNCLRGCLDEILKNFQLVHICGKGNLDKTKMQLAGYKQFEYVSGELPHIFAAADIVVSRAGSNSISEFLALKKPALLIPLSASASRGDQILNAKSFEKQGFAVVLEEEKMSEKSLAEGIRSLYADRNSIRANMDKSGQTNGVENVMNIIREYAPKNE
- a CDS encoding ferritin-like domain-containing protein, whose translation is MYPYNTEMPIKKAGNENLFAQNSNNDEKLAELMIMAIEEEANDEQKYKALAAAAVKEEDVEILRSIFLDESRHKKLLGEIYEELYGVVPQVKAKEYNFEGADLAAQYNKNILSEVEAARFYRDLANMFTDQEIINTIMSILNDEQNHSVLNVYLFHNNH
- the cdd gene encoding cytidine deaminase is translated as MDNEGLIKAAEKAMENSYSPYSNFKVGAAVLTGKGGIYTGCNIENASYGATNCAERTAVFKAVSEGEREFLKIAVVSSAGDLTFPCGICRQVLVEFMPEGSIILKDKNGAVKEYTVKSLLPNSFAL